A DNA window from Mus caroli chromosome 8, CAROLI_EIJ_v1.1, whole genome shotgun sequence contains the following coding sequences:
- the LOC110299970 gene encoding ATP-dependent RNA helicase DDX19A isoform X1, translated as MATDSWALAVDEQEAAVKSMSSLQIKEEKVKADTNGVIKTSTTAEKTEEEEKEDRAAQSLLNKLIRSNLVDNTNQVEVLQRDPNSPLYSVKSFEELRLKPQLLQGVYAMGFNRPSKIQENALPMMLAEPPQNLIAQSQSGTGKTAAFVLAMLSRVEPADRYPQCLCLSPTYELALQTGKVIEQMGKFHPELKLAYAVRGNKLERGQKVSEQIVIGTPGTVLDWCSKLKFIDPKKIKVFVLDEADVMIATQGHQDQSIRIQRMLPRNCQMLLFSATFEDSVWKFAQKVVPDPNIIKLKREEETLDTIKQYYVLCSNREEKFQALCNLYGAITIAQAMIFCHTRKTASWLAAELSKEGHQVALLSGEMMVEQRAAVIERFREGKEKVLVTTNVCARGIDVEQVSVVINFDLPVDKDGNPDNETYLHRIGRTGRFGKRGLAVNMVDSKHSMNILNRIQEHFNKKIERLDTDDLDEIEKIAN; from the exons ATGGCCACCGACTCCTGGGCGCTGGCGGTGGACGAGCAGGAAGCCGCTGTCAAGTCG ATGAGCAGTTTGCAGATCAAGGAAGAGAAAGTCAAAGCAGACACCAATG GTGTTATCAAAACCAGCACCACTGcagaaaagacagaggaagaggagaaag aggacagagctgcTCAGTCTTTACTCAACAAGCTGATCAGAAGCAATCTTGTGGATAACACCAACCAAGTAGAAGTCCTGCAGAGGGACCCAAACTCCCCGCTCTACTCAGTGAAGTCCTTCGAAGAGCTTCGCCT GAAACCACAGCTTCTCCAAGGAGTCTACGCCATGGGCTTCAATCGACCATCCAAGATCCAGGAGAATGCTCTGCCCATGATGCTTGCTGAACC CCCACAGAACCTGATTGCACAGTCCCAGTCTGGTACTGGGAAAACAGCTGCCTTTGTCCTAGCTATGCTCAGCAGAGTGGAACCAGCGGACAGATATCCTCAG TGTTTGTGCCTGTCCCCAACATATGAGCTGGCATTACAAACAGGAAAAGTGATTGAGCAGATGGGCAAGTTTCACCCAGAATTGAAGCTAGCTTATGCTGTTCGAGGCAATAAAT TGGAGAGAGGTCAGAAGGTGAGTGAGCAGATTGTCATTGGCACCCCCGGGACCGTCCTGGACTGGTGCTCCAAGCTGAAGTTCATTGACCCCAAGAAGATCAAGGTGTTTGTTCTGGACGAGGCTGATGTGATGATAGCGACTCAGGGCCACCAAGACCAGAGCATCCGCATCCAGAG GATGCTGCCCAGAAACTGCCAGATGCTGCTTTTCTCGGCCACCTTTGAAGACTCGGTGTGGAAGTTTGCCCAGAAGGTGGTCCCAGACCCCAACATCATCAAGCTGAAGCGCGAGGAGGAGACTCTGGACACCATCAAACAGTACTACGTGCTCTGCAGTAACAGAGAGGAGAAGTTCCAGGCCCTGTGCAACCTGTATGGGGCCATCACCATCGCCCAAGCCATGATCTTCTGCCAT ACCCGCAAAACAGCTAGCTGGCTGGCAGCAGAGCTCTCAAAAGAGGGCCACCAGGTGGCCCTGCTGAGTGGAGAGATGATGGTGGAGCAGAGGGCTGCCGTGATCGAGCGCTTCCgagaaggcaaagagaaggtTCTGGTGACCACCAACGTGTGTGCCCGTG GTATCGATGTTGAACAGGTGTCTGTGGTCATCAATTTTGACCTCCCTGTGGACAAGGATGGGAACCCAGACAATGAGACCTACTTGCACCGCATTGGGCGCACTGGCCGCTTTGGCAAGAGGGGTCTGGCAGTGAACATGGTGGACAGCAAGCACAGCATGAATATCCTCAACAGGATCCAGGAGCATTTTA ataagaagatagaaagattggACACAGATGATTTGGATGAGATTGAGAAAATAGCCAACTGA
- the LOC110299970 gene encoding ATP-dependent RNA helicase DDX19A isoform X2, whose protein sequence is MSGTCLIRKPQLLQGVYAMGFNRPSKIQENALPMMLAEPPQNLIAQSQSGTGKTAAFVLAMLSRVEPADRYPQCLCLSPTYELALQTGKVIEQMGKFHPELKLAYAVRGNKLERGQKVSEQIVIGTPGTVLDWCSKLKFIDPKKIKVFVLDEADVMIATQGHQDQSIRIQRMLPRNCQMLLFSATFEDSVWKFAQKVVPDPNIIKLKREEETLDTIKQYYVLCSNREEKFQALCNLYGAITIAQAMIFCHTRKTASWLAAELSKEGHQVALLSGEMMVEQRAAVIERFREGKEKVLVTTNVCARGIDVEQVSVVINFDLPVDKDGNPDNETYLHRIGRTGRFGKRGLAVNMVDSKHSMNILNRIQEHFNKKIERLDTDDLDEIEKIAN, encoded by the exons ATGTCAGGAACATGTCTAATTAG GAAACCACAGCTTCTCCAAGGAGTCTACGCCATGGGCTTCAATCGACCATCCAAGATCCAGGAGAATGCTCTGCCCATGATGCTTGCTGAACC CCCACAGAACCTGATTGCACAGTCCCAGTCTGGTACTGGGAAAACAGCTGCCTTTGTCCTAGCTATGCTCAGCAGAGTGGAACCAGCGGACAGATATCCTCAG TGTTTGTGCCTGTCCCCAACATATGAGCTGGCATTACAAACAGGAAAAGTGATTGAGCAGATGGGCAAGTTTCACCCAGAATTGAAGCTAGCTTATGCTGTTCGAGGCAATAAAT TGGAGAGAGGTCAGAAGGTGAGTGAGCAGATTGTCATTGGCACCCCCGGGACCGTCCTGGACTGGTGCTCCAAGCTGAAGTTCATTGACCCCAAGAAGATCAAGGTGTTTGTTCTGGACGAGGCTGATGTGATGATAGCGACTCAGGGCCACCAAGACCAGAGCATCCGCATCCAGAG GATGCTGCCCAGAAACTGCCAGATGCTGCTTTTCTCGGCCACCTTTGAAGACTCGGTGTGGAAGTTTGCCCAGAAGGTGGTCCCAGACCCCAACATCATCAAGCTGAAGCGCGAGGAGGAGACTCTGGACACCATCAAACAGTACTACGTGCTCTGCAGTAACAGAGAGGAGAAGTTCCAGGCCCTGTGCAACCTGTATGGGGCCATCACCATCGCCCAAGCCATGATCTTCTGCCAT ACCCGCAAAACAGCTAGCTGGCTGGCAGCAGAGCTCTCAAAAGAGGGCCACCAGGTGGCCCTGCTGAGTGGAGAGATGATGGTGGAGCAGAGGGCTGCCGTGATCGAGCGCTTCCgagaaggcaaagagaaggtTCTGGTGACCACCAACGTGTGTGCCCGTG GTATCGATGTTGAACAGGTGTCTGTGGTCATCAATTTTGACCTCCCTGTGGACAAGGATGGGAACCCAGACAATGAGACCTACTTGCACCGCATTGGGCGCACTGGCCGCTTTGGCAAGAGGGGTCTGGCAGTGAACATGGTGGACAGCAAGCACAGCATGAATATCCTCAACAGGATCCAGGAGCATTTTA ataagaagatagaaagattggACACAGATGATTTGGATGAGATTGAGAAAATAGCCAACTGA